From one Bacteroides eggerthii genomic stretch:
- a CDS encoding GGGtGRT protein, which produces MIREVKFESQDRRIKGIIEALNANGIKDIEEANAICEAAGLDPYKTCEETQPICFENAKWAYVVGCAIAIKKGCKNAADAAEAIGIGLQAFCIPGSVADDRKVGIGHGNLAAMLLREETKCFAFLAGHESFAAAEGAIKIAAKADKVRKEPLRCILNGLGKDAAQIISRINGFTYVQTQFDYYTGELKVVREIAYSDGPRAKVKCYGADDVREGVAIMWKEGVDVSITGNSTNPTRFQHPVAGTYKKERVLAGKPYFSVASGGGTGRTLHPDNMAAGPASYGMTDTMGRMHSDAQFAGSSSVPAHVEMMGFLGIGNNPMVGCTVACAVDVAQALSK; this is translated from the coding sequence ATGATTAGAGAAGTAAAATTTGAAAGTCAAGACCGTCGTATCAAAGGTATCATCGAAGCTTTGAACGCTAACGGCATCAAAGACATCGAGGAAGCAAACGCTATCTGCGAAGCTGCCGGACTCGATCCTTATAAGACGTGTGAAGAAACTCAGCCTATCTGTTTCGAAAACGCAAAATGGGCTTATGTTGTAGGTTGCGCCATCGCTATCAAGAAAGGCTGCAAGAACGCTGCTGATGCTGCCGAAGCTATCGGTATCGGTTTGCAGGCATTCTGTATTCCGGGTTCGGTAGCCGACGACCGCAAGGTAGGTATCGGTCATGGTAACCTGGCTGCCATGTTGCTCCGCGAAGAAACTAAGTGTTTTGCTTTCCTGGCAGGTCACGAATCATTCGCTGCTGCAGAAGGTGCAATCAAAATTGCCGCTAAAGCCGACAAAGTACGTAAAGAACCTTTGCGTTGTATCCTGAACGGTCTTGGAAAAGACGCTGCTCAGATCATCTCTCGTATCAACGGCTTTACTTATGTTCAGACTCAATTCGACTATTACACAGGTGAACTGAAAGTAGTTCGTGAAATCGCATACAGCGACGGTCCTCGCGCCAAAGTAAAATGCTACGGCGCCGACGACGTTCGCGAAGGTGTAGCTATCATGTGGAAAGAAGGCGTAGACGTATCCATCACAGGTAACTCTACCAACCCGACTCGCTTCCAACATCCTGTTGCAGGTACTTACAAGAAAGAACGCGTTCTTGCCGGTAAGCCCTACTTCTCAGTAGCATCAGGTGGTGGAACAGGTCGTACACTTCACCCGGATAACATGGCTGCCGGTCCTGCTTCTTACGGCATGACGGACACAATGGGCCGTATGCACTCAGACGCTCAGTTCGCTGGTTCTTCATCAGTTCCTGCTCACGTGGAAATGATGGGATTCCTGGGTATCGGTAACAACCCGATGGTAGGATGTACAGTGGCTTGTGCGGTTGACGTAGCTCAGGCTTTGAGCAAGTAA
- a CDS encoding type II toxin-antitoxin system Phd/YefM family antitoxin translates to MKTANYTDLRANLKGYIDSVIDDYNTVIVNRGNGKGVVMISLDEYNSLKETEYIMSSPETMEDIRQGEEDIKNGKGIEINLDEL, encoded by the coding sequence ATGAAAACAGCTAACTACACCGATTTAAGAGCCAACCTCAAAGGGTACATTGATTCAGTAATTGATGATTATAACACTGTAATCGTCAATCGTGGTAATGGTAAAGGAGTAGTGATGATTTCCCTTGATGAATACAACTCTTTAAAGGAAACGGAATATATCATGTCGTCACCTGAAACGATGGAAGACATACGTCAAGGAGAGGAAGATATTAAGAACGGCAAGGGGATAGAGATAAACTTGGATGAAT